In Pseudomonas sp. MTM4, one genomic interval encodes:
- a CDS encoding OmpA family protein, translated as MKPILLASVLLALLVGLQGCATHASQQQLEQAAAMFQSVSEDQQVLQDAPKDVMRAAESLDRAKRFASYWGSTEDVGHYAYLGKRYSEIARQHSEQLQNQRLATQQAMEWERLRQALQEAKLLDLQQQGRWLEDQMIGLAAAETERGLVMTLGDVLFRANSAELGSSANRTLLKVVHFLQLNPKRKIRIEGYTDNRGGAAENLVLSQARAQSVGNFLQSLGIDAARMEMVGYGEQYRVAENASARGRAQNRRVEILFSNEQGQLGSAR; from the coding sequence TCTGGCCTCTGTATTGCTGGCGTTGCTCGTCGGGCTCCAGGGTTGCGCCACGCACGCATCGCAACAGCAACTGGAACAAGCGGCTGCCATGTTCCAAAGCGTCAGTGAGGACCAACAGGTGCTTCAAGATGCGCCCAAAGATGTGATGCGCGCGGCCGAATCGCTGGATAGAGCCAAGCGGTTTGCCAGCTATTGGGGCAGCACGGAAGATGTTGGCCATTACGCCTATCTCGGCAAGCGCTACAGCGAGATCGCTCGCCAGCACAGCGAGCAATTGCAGAATCAGCGGCTCGCCACCCAGCAGGCGATGGAATGGGAGCGCCTGCGCCAGGCTCTGCAGGAAGCCAAGCTGCTCGATCTGCAGCAACAGGGCCGTTGGCTCGAAGACCAGATGATTGGCCTGGCGGCAGCCGAAACCGAGCGCGGCTTGGTGATGACTCTGGGCGATGTCTTGTTCAGGGCCAACAGCGCCGAACTGGGATCATCGGCCAATCGCACCTTGCTCAAGGTCGTGCATTTTCTACAACTCAATCCCAAGCGCAAGATCCGCATCGAGGGGTACACCGACAACCGGGGCGGTGCGGCCGAAAATCTCGTCTTGTCTCAGGCACGCGCCCAATCGGTGGGTAATTTTCTGCAGAGCCTGGGGATCGACGCAGCGCGCATGGAAATGGTCGGCTACGGCGAGCAATACCGCGTCGCGGAGAACGCGTCGGCGCGTGGCCGTGCGCAGAACCGGCGGGTCGAGATCTTGTTTTCGAACGAACAAGGGCAGCTGGGCAGCGCTCGTTGA
- a CDS encoding PLP-dependent aminotransferase family protein, whose translation MTNLLLYQRIAHQLAEDIRRGVYRPGERVPSVRKMSMQLNVSHATVLQAYANLEDQGMIRARPQSGFYVHHTPALTAPTPDIAQVERPTLVTRSSIINQVLSESRRDGLIPLGAAVPHVDYLPARALHQQLAKVTRFQSQRAFSYMFSPGYEPLRRQVAIRMRDAGVVVGPDEVVITHGCVDALQMSLRVLTKPGDLIAAESPSYYGLLQLADLLGLKVIEIPCDPDTGLSLEALQLAASQWPIKALVLTARLSNPLGGSVPDARQKQLLKLAASFDIQIVEDDIYGELLFDAGSIKALKSNDREGRVIYCSSFSKTISPGVRIGWIVPGRYREEIQRLQTFSTHSACSVTQMAVSAYLENGGYDRHLRYIRHEYRKNLSAVQLAVQRYFPEGTQMTRPTGGFILWVSLPARVNAKELHQQALKRGISIAPGLIFSNTEQFNHCVRLNCALPLTTEAERALKTLGELAGELCRQVSEPIG comes from the coding sequence ATGACCAATCTGTTGCTTTATCAGCGCATCGCACACCAGCTTGCCGAAGACATTCGCCGCGGCGTCTACCGTCCGGGCGAGCGCGTGCCCTCGGTGCGCAAGATGAGCATGCAGCTGAATGTCAGCCATGCGACGGTCCTGCAGGCCTATGCCAATCTCGAAGATCAGGGAATGATCCGGGCGCGTCCGCAATCAGGCTTCTACGTCCACCACACGCCGGCGCTGACCGCGCCCACACCGGATATTGCGCAGGTCGAGCGGCCAACCCTGGTCACACGCAGCAGCATCATCAATCAGGTTCTCAGCGAATCACGCCGCGACGGGCTCATTCCGCTGGGGGCCGCGGTGCCTCATGTGGACTACTTGCCGGCTCGCGCCCTGCATCAACAGCTCGCCAAGGTCACTCGCTTTCAGAGCCAGCGGGCGTTCAGCTATATGTTCAGCCCCGGTTACGAGCCGTTGCGCCGGCAAGTGGCGATTCGCATGCGCGACGCCGGCGTGGTCGTCGGGCCGGACGAAGTGGTGATCACCCATGGTTGTGTCGACGCGCTGCAGATGTCGTTGCGGGTGCTGACCAAACCGGGCGACCTGATCGCGGCCGAGTCGCCCAGCTACTACGGGTTGCTGCAGTTGGCCGACCTGCTCGGGCTCAAGGTCATCGAAATTCCCTGCGATCCGGATACCGGACTCAGCCTGGAAGCGCTGCAGCTGGCCGCCAGCCAATGGCCAATCAAAGCCTTGGTCTTGACGGCGCGCTTGAGCAATCCGCTGGGAGGCAGCGTACCCGACGCGCGGCAGAAGCAGTTGTTGAAACTGGCGGCGAGTTTCGACATCCAAATCGTTGAGGACGATATCTACGGCGAGCTACTGTTCGATGCGGGATCGATCAAGGCGCTCAAATCCAATGATCGAGAGGGGCGAGTGATCTACTGCTCGAGCTTCTCCAAGACGATCTCGCCAGGTGTGCGCATCGGCTGGATCGTTCCCGGTCGTTATCGAGAAGAAATACAGCGCCTGCAGACGTTCAGTACGCATTCGGCCTGCAGCGTCACACAGATGGCGGTTTCGGCGTATCTGGAAAATGGTGGATACGATCGCCATCTGCGATACATCCGCCATGAGTATCGAAAGAATCTAAGTGCCGTTCAGTTGGCGGTGCAGCGTTACTTTCCAGAGGGCACGCAAATGACGCGGCCAACGGGCGGTTTCATCCTCTGGGTCAGCCTGCCGGCTCGGGTCAATGCCAAGGAATTGCATCAGCAGGCCCTGAAGCGCGGAATCAGCATTGCGCCCGGTCTTATTTTCAGTAACACCGAGCAGTTCAACCACTGTGTGAGGCTCAACTGCGCATTGCCGTTGACGACCGAAGCGGAGCGGGCATTGAAGACCCTTGGCGAGCTGGCAGGGGAGCTATGTCGGCAGGTTAGTGAACCGATCGGGTAG